The following coding sequences lie in one Myxococcus xanthus genomic window:
- the gspC gene encoding type II secretion system protein GspC: MANPLRKYFWLVTTTFIALAMLLLASTTNLLLEFALTPRISNMWDEQSLPAEAASRPRAALEGSLLAKHTGLTLDKSPEQAPPSGGGTAMNTSLRLKLLGTLVAHDSQWSLASIEDLDAKRIRSVMTGDDLQGARVVSIERERITFLVDGREEFIRADRHGGVSPSPALANVGPAQTGVRAVGEHTYEVSRRAVEDALANMDGLLTQARVVPAFRDGKPQGFKVFSIKKGSLYEQLGIQSGDVLRRINGVSLDAPDRALEAFMLLRGAPHLELDIERGGSPVRKVYDVK; the protein is encoded by the coding sequence ATGGCCAACCCACTCCGGAAGTACTTCTGGCTCGTCACCACGACATTCATCGCACTCGCCATGCTGCTCCTGGCGAGCACGACCAACCTGCTCCTGGAGTTCGCACTCACTCCACGCATCTCAAACATGTGGGATGAGCAATCATTACCGGCAGAGGCTGCCTCACGCCCCCGCGCGGCATTGGAAGGCAGTCTTCTGGCAAAGCACACAGGACTGACACTCGACAAATCGCCGGAGCAGGCGCCGCCCTCTGGTGGCGGCACGGCCATGAACACGTCCCTGCGGCTGAAGCTGCTCGGCACCCTGGTGGCGCATGATTCGCAGTGGTCGCTCGCCTCAATCGAGGACCTCGACGCGAAGCGCATCCGCAGCGTGATGACCGGTGACGACCTGCAGGGCGCTCGCGTCGTCTCCATCGAGCGCGAGCGCATCACCTTCCTGGTGGACGGCCGGGAGGAGTTCATCCGCGCCGACCGCCATGGCGGCGTCTCTCCCTCCCCGGCCCTGGCGAACGTCGGGCCCGCGCAGACGGGCGTCCGCGCGGTGGGTGAGCACACCTATGAGGTGTCCCGCCGCGCTGTCGAAGACGCGCTTGCCAATATGGACGGCCTTCTCACCCAGGCCCGTGTGGTGCCGGCCTTCCGCGACGGCAAGCCCCAGGGCTTCAAGGTCTTCTCCATCAAGAAGGGCTCCCTCTACGAGCAGCTCGGCATTCAGTCTGGTGACGTGCTCCGACGCATCAATGGCGTCTCGCTCGACGCGCCCGACAGAGCCCTGGAGGCCTTCATGCTGCTGCGGGGCGCTCCGCACCTCGAGCTCGACATCGAGCGAGGAGGGAGTCCGGTCCGCAAGGTCTACGACGTGAAGTGA
- a CDS encoding transglycosylase SLT domain-containing protein, producing MKTHSVRSGDTLNALARKYNTSVSALAQANNITDPNKIRAGQKLTIPDTFESAPTRGGDTTGSGTANRPAGGDNFTPAATTTRAANGQVRDDDGRQFPTSRDGTPLYKQGDAQWGSRRLGTGSSLSAAGCAMTATAMAVSKITGKTINPGEMDTYLDRNNGYSGNALKWGSAAAMGGLGAAKQAWNLDTINRQVDAGRPVVVGVDYKAGSGGGANGTDHWITITGRGTQNGKPVYYANDPATGKEITLNVQGNRLSGGPQGYKTTGELVTFSGGNPRPGNTKGGGGTGGVGSQPPPTSGGSVKGMKLPAGDLEKGARGPAVEQLQQALVKGGYMTQAEMNTGPGVFGPRTESALKEFQAANNVKNTGYYGPLTRAAFSKLGATVASGAGATNGTGGTGGTQGTGNAGPAKGNNDLSGFSSNKYDNLINEMSQKYNVPARLIKAVIQQESTFNPNAKSGAGAVGLMQLMPATARELGVTNRTDPRQSIEGGTKYLSQQLKRFNGDVRLALAAYNAGAGNVNKYGGVPPFKETQDYVRKITGWYNGAGPA from the coding sequence TTGAAGACCCATTCCGTTCGCAGTGGCGACACCCTGAACGCGCTGGCCCGCAAGTACAACACGTCCGTCTCCGCGTTGGCCCAGGCCAACAACATCACTGACCCGAACAAGATTCGTGCGGGCCAGAAGCTGACCATTCCGGACACGTTCGAGAGCGCGCCCACGCGGGGTGGTGACACGACGGGTTCCGGCACGGCCAACCGTCCGGCGGGCGGCGACAACTTCACCCCAGCGGCGACGACGACGCGCGCCGCCAACGGTCAGGTCCGCGACGACGACGGCCGGCAGTTCCCCACGTCCCGTGACGGCACGCCGCTCTACAAGCAGGGCGATGCGCAGTGGGGCTCGCGGCGGCTGGGCACCGGTTCGAGCCTGTCCGCGGCGGGTTGTGCCATGACGGCCACCGCCATGGCGGTGAGCAAGATCACCGGGAAGACCATCAACCCAGGGGAGATGGACACGTACCTGGACCGCAACAACGGCTACTCGGGCAACGCGCTCAAGTGGGGCTCGGCGGCGGCCATGGGCGGCCTGGGCGCCGCGAAGCAGGCGTGGAACCTGGACACCATCAACCGGCAGGTCGACGCGGGCCGGCCGGTGGTCGTGGGCGTGGACTACAAGGCGGGCAGCGGTGGTGGCGCGAACGGCACCGACCACTGGATCACCATCACCGGCCGTGGCACGCAGAACGGCAAGCCCGTCTACTACGCGAACGACCCGGCCACGGGGAAGGAGATCACCCTCAACGTCCAGGGCAACCGTCTGTCGGGCGGCCCCCAGGGCTACAAGACGACGGGTGAGCTGGTGACCTTCTCGGGCGGCAACCCGCGTCCGGGCAACACGAAGGGTGGTGGTGGCACGGGCGGCGTGGGCTCCCAGCCGCCGCCGACCTCGGGCGGCTCGGTGAAGGGGATGAAGCTGCCCGCGGGTGACCTGGAGAAGGGCGCGCGCGGTCCCGCCGTGGAGCAGCTCCAGCAGGCGCTGGTGAAGGGCGGCTACATGACCCAGGCCGAGATGAACACGGGCCCGGGCGTCTTCGGTCCTCGCACGGAGTCGGCGCTCAAGGAGTTCCAGGCCGCCAACAACGTGAAGAACACGGGCTACTACGGTCCGCTGACGCGCGCGGCGTTCTCGAAGCTGGGCGCCACCGTGGCCAGCGGTGCCGGCGCCACCAACGGCACGGGTGGAACGGGCGGTACGCAGGGCACGGGCAACGCGGGCCCCGCGAAGGGCAACAACGACCTGAGCGGTTTCTCGTCGAACAAGTACGACAACCTCATCAACGAGATGTCGCAGAAGTACAACGTGCCCGCGCGCCTCATCAAGGCGGTCATCCAGCAGGAGTCCACCTTCAACCCGAACGCGAAGTCGGGCGCGGGCGCGGTGGGTCTGATGCAGCTCATGCCGGCCACCGCGCGCGAGCTGGGCGTCACCAACCGCACGGACCCGCGCCAGAGCATCGAGGGTGGCACGAAGTACCTCTCGCAGCAGCTCAAGCGCTTCAACGGTGACGTGCGGCTGGCGCTCGCCGCCTACAACGCGGGCGCGGGCAACGTGAACAAGTACGGCGGCGTGCCTCCGTTCAAGGAGACGCAGGACTACGTGCGGAAGATCACCGGCTGGTACAACGGCGCCGGCCCCGCGTAG
- a CDS encoding class I SAM-dependent methyltransferase, translating into MPSPTESASPPRRFHAESLIHIQRHLLASLGAGPVTIEVPDPDLGRGCYPGERVGPSGALLHRPLRSWCDLAEGLACRLLTPRAVDATHIALTFERLGPEAPWHAGGQADGAVSPQERYGAASAFARLRKLEDAGFLLPWLEALGRIRLPASARVLDLGVNRGDELAAFSWLEESPDVRFVGVDHSASAIEEARARFPDARHRFVVTDLNALPEDLGRFHLVVSVGTLQSPGVDDHALLRKLVQEHLEPSSALLLGFPNSRFRDGEVVYGARVRNLREPDLSLLVKDLSFYRRYLHQHGFRTFLGGKYDLLLTAVRGAGG; encoded by the coding sequence ATGCCGAGCCCCACCGAGTCCGCCTCGCCCCCTCGCCGCTTCCATGCCGAGTCCCTGATCCACATCCAGCGGCACTTGCTGGCGTCCCTCGGTGCGGGGCCCGTCACCATCGAGGTGCCAGACCCGGACCTGGGCAGGGGTTGCTACCCTGGCGAGCGTGTGGGCCCGTCCGGCGCGCTGCTCCATCGGCCCCTGCGCAGTTGGTGCGACCTGGCGGAGGGGCTCGCGTGCCGGCTGCTCACGCCCCGAGCGGTGGATGCGACGCACATCGCGCTGACCTTCGAGCGGCTGGGGCCCGAGGCGCCCTGGCACGCGGGGGGCCAGGCGGACGGAGCGGTGTCACCGCAAGAACGCTACGGCGCGGCCTCCGCGTTCGCGCGCCTGCGCAAGCTGGAGGACGCGGGCTTCCTATTGCCCTGGCTCGAAGCGCTTGGGCGCATCCGGTTGCCAGCGTCCGCTCGCGTGCTCGACCTGGGCGTCAATCGCGGGGATGAACTGGCGGCGTTCTCGTGGCTCGAGGAAAGCCCGGACGTGCGCTTCGTGGGGGTGGACCACAGCGCCAGCGCCATTGAAGAGGCGCGCGCTCGCTTCCCCGATGCTCGGCATCGCTTCGTCGTCACCGACCTCAATGCGTTGCCGGAGGACCTGGGACGCTTCCACCTGGTGGTGTCCGTGGGCACGCTGCAGAGCCCCGGTGTGGATGACCATGCGCTGCTGCGCAAGCTCGTGCAGGAGCACCTGGAGCCGAGCTCGGCGCTGCTGCTGGGCTTTCCCAACTCTCGCTTCCGGGATGGCGAGGTCGTCTACGGCGCGCGGGTGCGGAACCTGCGCGAGCCTGACCTGTCGCTGCTGGTGAAGGACCTGTCCTTCTACCGCCGCTATCTGCACCAGCACGGCTTCCGCACGTTCCTGGGCGGCAAGTACGACCTGCTCCTCACGGCGGTGCGGGGCGCGGGCGGCTGA